One stretch of Streptomyces peucetius DNA includes these proteins:
- a CDS encoding glycoside hydrolase family 6 protein codes for MSRDTAPPLRRKRTALLAACSLLATGAGAVAVMQTPAAAAALACSVDYRTSDWGTGFTATVDIKNTGGTAIDNWVLTYDYSGNQRLSNGWNGVWSQSGKTITVKGPDWSRSIAGGATVSPGAQFSYSGTNTAPTAFAVNGVACNGDTTPTDPPTDPPTDPPTDPPTDPPTDPPAGQKADNPFAGAKLYVNPEWSAKAAAEPGGSRISDTSTSVWLDRIAAIEGVNGGMGLRDHLDEALEQSGGDPLAINIVVYDLPGRDCAALASNGELGPEELPRYKSEFIDPIAEAVADPKYASLRITTVIEIDSLPNLITNAGGRPTATPECDVMKANGNYVKGVGYALSKLGPIPNVYNYIDAGHHGWLGWDDNFGPSAELFAEAAKAEGSKLEYVHGFITNTANYGVLEEPYYSIDDSVNGTSVRQSKWVDWNRYVDELSYAQAFRQRLVQAGFASDIGMLIDTSRNGWGGAARPTGPGPQTNVDTYVNGGKLDRRIHLGNWCNQAGAGLGERPQAAPEPGIDAYLWVKPPGESDGSSKEIPNDEGKGFDRMCDPTYTGNARNGNNMSGALGDAPVSGHWFSAQFQELMKNASPAL; via the coding sequence ATGAGCCGCGACACCGCGCCACCACTGCGCAGAAAGCGGACCGCGCTGCTGGCCGCCTGCAGCCTGCTCGCCACCGGCGCCGGCGCGGTCGCCGTCATGCAGACGCCGGCCGCCGCCGCCGCACTCGCCTGCAGCGTCGACTACCGGACCAGCGACTGGGGCACCGGCTTCACCGCCACGGTGGACATCAAGAACACCGGTGGCACCGCCATCGACAACTGGGTACTGACCTACGACTACTCGGGCAACCAGCGGCTGAGCAACGGCTGGAACGGCGTCTGGTCGCAGTCCGGGAAGACCATCACGGTCAAGGGCCCCGACTGGAGCCGCTCCATCGCGGGCGGAGCCACCGTCTCGCCCGGCGCCCAGTTCTCCTACAGCGGCACCAACACCGCCCCGACCGCCTTCGCGGTCAACGGCGTGGCCTGCAACGGCGACACCACCCCGACGGACCCGCCGACCGATCCGCCCACGGACCCGCCGACCGATCCCCCGACCGATCCCCCGACCGACCCGCCGGCCGGCCAGAAGGCCGACAACCCGTTCGCGGGCGCCAAGCTGTACGTCAACCCGGAGTGGTCCGCGAAGGCGGCCGCCGAACCGGGCGGCAGCCGTATCTCGGACACCTCCACCTCGGTGTGGCTCGACCGCATCGCGGCGATCGAGGGCGTGAACGGCGGGATGGGCCTGCGCGACCACCTCGACGAGGCGCTCGAGCAGTCCGGAGGCGACCCGCTCGCCATCAACATCGTCGTCTACGATCTCCCCGGCCGCGACTGCGCCGCCCTCGCCTCCAACGGCGAGCTCGGCCCTGAGGAACTGCCGCGCTACAAGAGCGAGTTCATCGACCCGATCGCAGAGGCCGTCGCCGACCCGAAGTACGCGAGCCTGCGCATCACCACCGTCATCGAGATCGACTCGCTGCCCAACCTCATCACCAACGCCGGCGGCCGGCCCACCGCCACCCCCGAGTGCGACGTGATGAAGGCGAACGGCAACTACGTCAAGGGCGTCGGCTACGCACTGTCCAAGCTCGGCCCGATTCCCAACGTCTACAACTACATCGACGCCGGGCACCACGGCTGGCTCGGCTGGGACGACAACTTCGGCCCGTCCGCAGAGCTGTTCGCCGAGGCCGCCAAGGCCGAGGGCAGCAAGCTGGAGTACGTCCACGGCTTCATCACCAACACCGCCAACTACGGGGTCCTCGAGGAGCCGTACTACTCCATCGACGACTCGGTGAACGGCACCTCCGTGCGCCAGTCCAAGTGGGTCGACTGGAACCGCTACGTCGACGAGCTGTCCTACGCCCAGGCGTTCCGCCAGCGCCTGGTCCAGGCCGGCTTCGCCTCGGACATCGGCATGCTGATCGACACCTCCCGCAACGGCTGGGGCGGCGCCGCCCGGCCCACCGGACCGGGTCCGCAGACCAATGTCGACACCTATGTGAACGGCGGCAAGCTCGACCGCCGCATCCACCTCGGCAACTGGTGCAACCAGGCGGGGGCCGGTCTCGGCGAGCGGCCCCAGGCGGCTCCCGAGCCGGGCATCGACGCCTACCTGTGGGTCAAGCCGCCGGGCGAGTCCGACGGATCCAGCAAGGAGATCCCGAACGACGAGGGCAAGGGCTTCGACCGGATGTGCGACCCGACCTACACCGGAAACGCCCGCAACGGGAACAACATGTCCGGCGCGCTGGGTGACGCCCCGGTCTCCGGCCACTGGTTCTCCGCACAGTTCCAGGAGCTCATGAAGAACGCGTCCCCCGCGCTCTAG
- a CDS encoding LacI family DNA-binding transcriptional regulator encodes MVTLADVARHAGVSASTVSYVLSGKRSISASTRERVNRSIEELGYRPHAGARALASSRSDIIALMVPLRTDIYVPVMLQIAMAVTTTARAHGYDVLLLTGEEGPDAVRRVEGSAVADAMIVMDVELDDERLPLLREAQRPAVLIGLPSDTTGVSCVDLDFEAAGALCVEHLAGLGHRQIAFVGEAPGVYERRTGFAERTLAGLRAACDAHGLRLLHRPCGIGWSAVDATLGRILEERPGTTAFVVQNEAATDPLLALLRQRRLAVPEDVSVVAVCPDQVAERASVPLTSVAVPAQEMGRRAVEQVVAVLDGREAAGTVLLPPELTVRASSGPAPR; translated from the coding sequence ATGGTCACCCTTGCCGATGTCGCCCGCCATGCCGGAGTCTCGGCCAGCACCGTCAGCTACGTGCTCAGCGGAAAGCGCTCGATCTCGGCGAGCACCCGGGAGCGGGTGAACCGCAGCATCGAAGAGCTCGGCTACCGGCCCCACGCGGGCGCCCGGGCCCTCGCCAGCAGCCGCTCGGACATCATCGCCCTGATGGTGCCGCTGCGCACCGACATCTATGTGCCCGTCATGCTCCAGATCGCCATGGCGGTCACCACCACGGCCCGCGCCCACGGCTACGACGTCCTCCTCCTCACCGGCGAGGAGGGCCCGGACGCCGTGCGCCGCGTCGAGGGCAGCGCGGTCGCGGACGCGATGATCGTCATGGACGTGGAACTCGACGACGAGCGCCTGCCGCTGCTGCGTGAGGCACAGCGGCCGGCCGTGCTGATCGGACTGCCCTCCGACACCACCGGAGTCAGCTGCGTCGACCTCGACTTCGAGGCGGCCGGGGCGCTCTGCGTGGAACACCTCGCCGGCCTCGGGCACCGGCAGATCGCGTTCGTGGGCGAGGCGCCCGGGGTCTACGAACGCCGCACCGGCTTCGCCGAGCGCACCCTCGCCGGTCTGCGGGCCGCCTGTGACGCCCACGGACTGCGCCTGCTCCACCGCCCCTGCGGCATCGGCTGGAGCGCGGTCGACGCCACGCTCGGCAGGATCCTCGAGGAACGCCCCGGCACCACCGCCTTCGTGGTCCAGAACGAGGCCGCCACCGACCCGCTGCTCGCTCTGCTGCGTCAGCGGCGCCTGGCCGTGCCGGAGGACGTCTCGGTCGTCGCCGTCTGCCCCGACCAGGTCGCCGAGCGGGCATCGGTCCCGCTCACCTCGGTCGCGGTCCCCGCACAGGAGATGGGCAGGCGCGCGGTGGAGCAGGTCGTGGCCGTGCTGGACGGCCGGGAGGCCGCCGGTACCGTACTGCTCCCGCCCGAACTGACCGTACGGGCCAGCTCCGGACCGGCGCCCCGCTGA
- a CDS encoding SigE family RNA polymerase sigma factor gives MGTPATDARAEFQEFFERHYAELARLAHLLTGEADAADDLAADAMLALWHRWDRARAAEHPAAYARGVVANLARSRIRSAVRERRRVALFWSRRSDACEGPDVPGVVDVQEALRALPFRKRACVVLRHAFDLSERDTSLVLGISVGTVKSQTSKGMAELQRLLGPRAAADLVGGRK, from the coding sequence GTGGGCACACCCGCCACTGACGCGCGCGCGGAGTTCCAGGAGTTCTTCGAACGCCACTACGCGGAACTGGCTCGCCTCGCCCATCTGCTGACCGGCGAGGCGGACGCCGCCGACGACCTCGCCGCTGACGCGATGCTCGCTCTGTGGCACCGCTGGGACCGGGCCCGTGCCGCCGAGCACCCCGCCGCCTACGCCCGCGGTGTGGTCGCCAACCTGGCCCGCAGCCGCATCCGGAGCGCCGTCCGTGAGCGCCGCCGGGTCGCGCTGTTCTGGTCCCGGCGCTCCGACGCGTGCGAGGGCCCCGACGTGCCCGGGGTCGTCGACGTGCAGGAGGCGCTGCGCGCGCTGCCGTTCCGCAAGCGCGCCTGTGTCGTGCTGCGCCACGCCTTCGATCTGTCGGAACGCGACACATCCCTGGTGCTCGGCATCTCGGTCGGTACGGTCAAGAGCCAGACCTCCAAGGGCATGGCGGAACTGCAACGGCTGCTGGGCCCGAGGGCGGCCGCTGATCTGGTCGGAGGCAGGAAGTGA